A genomic region of Barnesiella viscericola DSM 18177 contains the following coding sequences:
- a CDS encoding phospho-sugar mutase translates to MGNEDLLQQVIAKAQVWLGDGYDEETKAAVRAMLDNEDKTDLIEAFYKDLEFGTGGLRGIMGAGTNRMNIYTVGAATQGLSNYLKKAFADLPQIKVAIGHDCRNNSRRFAEVAADIFSANGIKVYLFDALRPTPEVSFAIRELGCQSGVILTASHNPKEYNGYKAYWNDGAQMIAPHDKETIDEVNKITSVKDVKFQGNPALIEIIGEEIDRRYLDRIKTLSLSPEAIARHHDMKIVYTPIHGTGVRLVPASLKNFGFTNIIHVPEQDVVSGDFPTVVSPNPEEPAALDMAIKKAIETDAELVVASDPDADRIGMAVRNDKGEFVLINGNQIVMIFLNYLMTRNKELGLLKGNEYIVKTIVTTETIKTIAERNGFKMYDCYTGFKWIASIIRENEGKARYIGGGEESYGFLPEDFVRDKDSVSSISLMAEIAAWAKDKGMTMYQMLQDIYIKYGFSKEKGISVVRKGKSGAEEIVAMMKSFRANPLKELAGSPVILVKDYDSLEALDTVTGQKSKLDMPVTSNVLQYFTADGSKVSIRPSGTEPKIKFYIEVRGIKMDSYADYDAANVAADAKIEAIKKELGI, encoded by the coding sequence ATGGGAAACGAAGATTTATTGCAACAAGTGATTGCCAAAGCTCAGGTATGGCTGGGCGACGGCTATGACGAGGAGACCAAAGCCGCTGTGCGGGCCATGCTCGACAACGAAGATAAGACCGACCTCATCGAGGCCTTCTACAAGGATCTCGAATTTGGTACGGGCGGTCTGCGCGGCATCATGGGTGCCGGTACCAACCGCATGAACATCTACACCGTGGGTGCCGCCACGCAAGGCTTGTCCAACTACTTGAAGAAGGCATTTGCCGATCTTCCTCAGATCAAGGTGGCTATCGGTCACGACTGCCGCAACAACAGCCGCCGTTTCGCCGAGGTGGCTGCCGACATCTTCTCGGCCAACGGTATCAAGGTCTATCTGTTCGACGCCCTGCGTCCCACGCCCGAGGTATCGTTTGCCATTCGCGAACTGGGTTGCCAGAGTGGTGTAATCCTCACCGCCTCGCACAACCCCAAGGAGTACAACGGCTACAAGGCTTACTGGAACGACGGTGCCCAGATGATTGCACCCCACGACAAGGAGACCATCGACGAGGTGAACAAAATCACTTCGGTGAAAGATGTGAAATTCCAGGGTAACCCCGCCCTCATCGAGATTATCGGCGAGGAGATCGACCGCCGTTACCTCGACCGTATCAAGACTCTCTCGCTCAGCCCCGAGGCCATTGCCCGTCACCACGACATGAAAATCGTCTATACGCCTATCCACGGCACCGGTGTGCGCCTCGTGCCCGCTTCGTTGAAGAACTTCGGCTTCACCAACATCATTCACGTGCCCGAGCAAGACGTGGTGAGCGGCGATTTCCCCACCGTCGTGTCGCCCAACCCCGAAGAGCCCGCCGCCCTCGACATGGCCATCAAGAAAGCCATCGAGACCGATGCCGAGCTCGTTGTAGCCTCCGACCCCGATGCCGACCGTATCGGTATGGCCGTGCGCAACGACAAGGGTGAGTTTGTCCTCATCAACGGGAACCAGATTGTGATGATATTCCTCAACTACCTCATGACCCGCAACAAAGAACTGGGTCTGCTCAAAGGCAACGAATACATCGTCAAGACCATCGTCACCACCGAGACCATCAAGACCATTGCCGAGCGCAACGGCTTTAAGATGTACGACTGCTACACCGGCTTCAAGTGGATAGCCTCGATTATCCGCGAGAACGAAGGCAAGGCCCGCTACATCGGCGGCGGCGAAGAGAGCTACGGCTTCCTGCCCGAGGATTTCGTGCGCGACAAAGACTCCGTTTCGTCCATCTCGCTCATGGCCGAGATTGCCGCCTGGGCCAAGGACAAGGGCATGACCATGTATCAGATGTTGCAGGACATCTACATCAAATACGGCTTCTCCAAGGAGAAAGGCATCTCGGTCGTTCGCAAGGGCAAATCGGGAGCCGAGGAGATTGTGGCCATGATGAAGAGCTTCCGTGCCAACCCCTTGAAAGAGCTCGCCGGTTCGCCCGTCATTCTGGTGAAAGACTACGACTCGCTCGAAGCCCTCGACACCGTGACCGGCCAGAAGTCGAAACTCGACATGCCCGTCACCTCCAACGTGCTGCAATACTTCACGGCCGACGGCTCCAAAGTCTCCATTCGTCCCTCGGGAACCGAGCCCAAGATCAAGTTCTACATCGAGGTGCGCGGCATCAAGATGGACAGCTATGCCGACTACGACGCTGCCAATGTGGCTGCCGATGCCAAGATAGAGGCCATCAAGAAAGAGCTGGGCATCTGA
- a CDS encoding right-handed parallel beta-helix repeat-containing protein: protein MKKTTTLFCTALVAALCSFPGQAEKVYYVDPDGNAPEGMTVDAVYTKVAAAINAVTADEPVTIYLKPGHEFKESNMTTGANRVDLTIIGDSSIINAGSAQRILRTEAARLVLKDITFTGVKNYTSMGGVLYFAGNANSASELVIDSCVFENCALTSGADGGAAIATGTNAMNVTITNSVFRNNQTEGYRDAMSGTSIHFQGKEGVFTVENSIFQNNVINSNSGAMAVGIVNNSNVQARLANNTFYNNTTKGVPVGSVPNILIKGSGNSVQVVNNTFYFDLRDESDDEGDQTLMKEVYKRTSAVNISETGNNTLYFVNNAVVGLRNAVISPKATGRTIACQNNYAVVLEPHSYVSELADNENGNMLITARESNVGDPFIADIDALTSLMTEAGLSDTLATDNFVPYLAVSETSPLVNAGVAEYLVGEENIVPLVDVLGTAREDDGVDIGAYEYVPSDQPTAIAGVDAATDLSVYVQSGNLVVENHTDTEFQVTLFQIDGRQVAAMPVEQTAVIGGDRLPRGVLLVVATNGHDQIVKKVIL from the coding sequence ATGAAAAAGACAACTACACTTTTCTGTACGGCCCTTGTGGCTGCTTTATGTAGCTTTCCCGGCCAGGCCGAGAAGGTCTATTATGTCGACCCCGACGGGAACGCTCCCGAGGGTATGACCGTCGACGCCGTCTATACCAAGGTGGCTGCGGCCATCAACGCGGTGACGGCCGATGAGCCCGTAACCATCTATCTGAAACCGGGACACGAGTTCAAGGAGAGCAACATGACTACCGGTGCAAACCGGGTAGATTTGACCATCATCGGCGATAGCTCCATCATCAATGCCGGTTCCGCACAGCGCATCTTGCGTACCGAGGCTGCCCGGCTGGTCTTGAAAGACATCACCTTCACTGGCGTCAAGAACTATACCAGTATGGGCGGTGTACTCTATTTTGCCGGTAATGCCAATAGTGCCTCCGAGTTGGTCATCGACAGCTGCGTATTTGAAAACTGTGCCTTGACCTCGGGTGCCGACGGGGGTGCTGCTATCGCCACCGGTACGAACGCCATGAATGTAACTATCACCAACTCGGTGTTCCGGAATAACCAGACCGAAGGGTATAGAGATGCCATGAGTGGTACCTCCATTCACTTCCAGGGTAAGGAGGGAGTTTTCACGGTTGAGAACTCGATTTTCCAGAACAATGTAATCAATTCCAACTCGGGAGCTATGGCTGTGGGTATCGTCAACAACTCGAACGTACAGGCTCGTCTGGCCAACAACACCTTTTACAACAATACCACCAAGGGTGTCCCGGTAGGGTCGGTGCCCAATATCCTGATCAAAGGTTCGGGCAACTCGGTTCAAGTTGTGAACAACACCTTCTATTTCGACCTGCGCGACGAGTCGGACGATGAGGGCGACCAGACCTTGATGAAAGAGGTTTACAAGAGAACCTCGGCTGTCAACATCAGCGAGACCGGTAACAATACCCTCTATTTCGTCAACAATGCCGTGGTAGGATTGCGCAATGCCGTCATTTCGCCGAAAGCTACCGGCCGCACCATTGCCTGCCAGAACAACTATGCCGTCGTGCTGGAACCTCACTCCTATGTGTCCGAACTGGCCGATAACGAGAACGGCAACATGCTTATTACGGCTCGCGAGTCGAATGTGGGCGACCCCTTCATCGCCGACATCGATGCCTTGACCTCTTTGATGACCGAAGCCGGTCTCAGCGATACCTTGGCAACCGACAACTTCGTACCCTATCTGGCTGTGAGCGAGACCAGCCCGCTGGTCAACGCCGGTGTAGCCGAATATCTGGTGGGTGAGGAGAATATCGTTCCCCTGGTCGACGTGCTGGGTACGGCCCGCGAAGATGATGGTGTAGACATAGGAGCCTATGAGTATGTACCCTCCGACCAGCCCACGGCTATCGCTGGTGTTGATGCAGCTACCGATCTTAGTGTCTACGTACAGTCGGGCAACCTCGTTGTCGAGAATCATACCGACACCGAGTTCCAGGTAACTCTCTTCCAGATCGACGGCCGTCAGGTAGCCGCTATGCCCGTGGAGCAAACGGCAGTAATCGGCGGTGACCGTCTGCCTCGCGGTGTTTTGCTGGTAGTAGCTACCAACGGACACGACCAAATCGTTAAAAAAGTAATCTTATAA
- a CDS encoding M23 family metallopeptidase — protein MRLRTIGLGVICALIAPVCRGEMIAPLKIPLLMSANFGELRPNHFHSGIDLKTQGRTGLPVYAMDGGYVSRVVVSPWGFGRAIYINHPSGLTTVYGHLKSFAPFVDEVVRRLQYEQEDFAIDCEFAEGEIPVGQGDLIGYSGNAGSSGGPHLHLDIRDTATEDPMDPQEWLSQYITDDVAPEPRRVVVYTHDGVMGNTARRVERKATRSGAGTYSIGEPVPVWGDVSFGIEAYDRMTGTANKYGVHQVDLYVDDSLFFSTYIYRYSFDETRYINSFTEDGKIMRTYVAPGNRLRSIYKQVDNHGILHVDEERPYRCRYVLTDYDGNRSVLDFTLTGKLQEPVEPQKSGIYFSYAVDNLYKKDDFGLFVPAGALYENIDFTRRKLESHKYCSDTQVIGPDDISLHRPADLSIRLTRDELTNKNQYYLVRLKGSRVYPVNGEYADGWYKAKIRNFGSYAVTVDSVNPSIQPVAPERWSSRGTVVLKVTDSGSGLKSYRGEIDGKFVLFELDGKTARITYRLESNRVKKGSKHTLKVRATDMCGNEQVYTGSFVW, from the coding sequence ATGCGTTTACGTACAATAGGATTGGGGGTGATTTGTGCGCTCATCGCTCCCGTGTGCCGAGGCGAAATGATTGCGCCGTTGAAGATTCCTTTGTTGATGAGTGCCAATTTCGGGGAGTTGCGCCCCAACCATTTTCACTCGGGTATCGATTTGAAGACTCAGGGCCGCACCGGCCTCCCGGTCTATGCGATGGACGGCGGCTATGTGTCGCGTGTCGTGGTGTCGCCGTGGGGATTCGGTCGGGCCATCTACATCAATCACCCTTCGGGGCTGACGACCGTCTACGGCCACTTGAAGAGTTTCGCTCCCTTTGTCGATGAAGTGGTACGCCGGTTGCAGTACGAACAGGAAGACTTTGCCATCGACTGCGAATTTGCCGAGGGCGAAATCCCGGTAGGGCAGGGCGACCTGATTGGGTATAGCGGCAATGCCGGTTCGTCGGGCGGTCCCCATCTGCATCTCGACATTCGCGATACCGCTACCGAGGACCCCATGGACCCGCAGGAGTGGCTCTCGCAGTACATTACCGACGATGTGGCTCCCGAGCCTCGTCGGGTGGTGGTCTATACCCACGACGGGGTCATGGGAAATACCGCTCGCCGGGTGGAACGCAAGGCAACTCGGAGTGGGGCGGGTACCTACTCGATAGGCGAACCTGTCCCCGTCTGGGGCGATGTCTCGTTCGGTATCGAGGCCTACGACCGCATGACCGGCACGGCCAATAAATACGGGGTGCATCAGGTCGACCTGTATGTCGACGACAGCCTCTTTTTTTCGACCTATATCTACCGCTACTCGTTCGACGAGACCCGCTACATCAACAGCTTCACCGAGGACGGCAAGATCATGCGCACCTATGTGGCGCCCGGCAACCGGCTGCGCTCCATCTACAAGCAGGTCGACAACCACGGCATTCTCCATGTCGATGAGGAGCGGCCCTATCGCTGTCGCTACGTCCTCACCGACTACGACGGGAATCGCTCGGTGTTGGACTTTACCCTCACCGGCAAGTTGCAGGAGCCCGTCGAGCCCCAGAAGTCGGGCATCTATTTCTCCTATGCCGTCGACAATCTCTACAAGAAGGACGATTTCGGTCTTTTTGTTCCTGCCGGGGCCCTCTATGAAAACATCGATTTCACGCGGCGCAAGCTCGAATCGCACAAATATTGCTCCGATACGCAGGTCATCGGGCCCGACGATATTTCGCTCCACCGCCCGGCCGACCTCTCGATTCGGCTTACCCGCGACGAACTGACTAACAAGAACCAGTATTATCTGGTGCGTCTCAAAGGCAGCCGGGTCTATCCCGTGAACGGTGAGTATGCCGATGGCTGGTACAAGGCCAAGATTCGCAACTTCGGCTCCTATGCCGTTACGGTCGATTCGGTGAATCCCTCCATTCAGCCCGTGGCTCCCGAGCGCTGGTCGTCGCGGGGCACGGTGGTGTTGAAGGTGACCGACAGCGGTAGCGGACTGAAAAGCTACCGGGGCGAAATCGACGGCAAGTTTGTCCTCTTTGAACTCGACGGGAAGACGGCCCGCATCACCTATCGCCTCGAAAGCAACCGGGTGAAGAAGGGAAGCAAGCACACCTTGAAGGTGCGGGCTACCGACATGTGCGGCAACGAGCAGGTCTATACCGGCTCTTTTGTATGGTAA
- a CDS encoding dipeptidase, whose product MKKIAILSLLTVAAWPQAWACTSLIAGKQATADGSVLVTYSADSHTLYGALTSSPAADWPKGSMRKIIEWDTNKPLGEIEQVEHTYAVVGNMNEHQLTIVESTWGGRPELVDTTGIIDYGSLMQLGLERAKTAREAIKVMTGLVKKYGYCSSGESFTIADPNEAWIMDLIGKGPGRRGAVWVAVRIPDDCIAGHANYPRIHKFPLEDKENCLYSADVISFAREMGYFDGLNKDFSFAQTYYPADFGALRACDARVWAFFRKYDTTMDQYLPYINGEVYNPFPLYIKPSRKLSVQDMKEAMRDHFEGTPFDMTQDVGAGPFKVPYRFRPMSFEVEGKSYCMERAIATQQTGFTLVGQMRNWLPDAVGGVLWFGVDDANTCIYVPMYCSITRVPECFSPANGSMYEFSWTSAFWVHNWVANMAYARYEPMIGDIRRVQTAVEGSLNARQSAVDKAAAELYATSPAEAIEFLTQYSCDAAEASTARWKKLGEYLMVKFLDGNVKREENGHFKDNGYGLPDSPLFPGYSKEYYEEIVRQTGDRFLEKAPQF is encoded by the coding sequence ATGAAGAAAATTGCGATTTTATCTCTTTTGACCGTGGCCGCTTGGCCGCAGGCATGGGCCTGTACGAGTTTGATAGCCGGTAAGCAGGCTACGGCCGACGGGAGTGTGTTGGTAACCTATTCGGCCGACTCCCACACCCTCTATGGGGCGTTGACTTCGTCGCCAGCCGCCGATTGGCCCAAGGGTTCCATGCGTAAGATTATCGAGTGGGATACCAACAAACCGCTGGGCGAAATCGAGCAGGTGGAGCACACCTATGCCGTGGTGGGCAACATGAACGAACATCAGCTCACCATTGTTGAGTCGACCTGGGGCGGACGTCCCGAGCTGGTCGATACCACCGGCATCATCGACTACGGTTCGCTCATGCAACTGGGACTCGAACGGGCCAAGACCGCTCGCGAGGCCATCAAGGTGATGACCGGCCTGGTCAAGAAATACGGCTATTGCAGCAGTGGCGAGTCCTTCACCATTGCCGACCCCAATGAGGCCTGGATCATGGACCTCATCGGCAAGGGCCCGGGGCGCCGGGGTGCCGTGTGGGTAGCCGTGCGTATCCCCGACGACTGTATTGCCGGCCACGCCAACTATCCTCGCATTCACAAGTTCCCGTTGGAAGACAAGGAGAACTGCCTCTATTCGGCCGATGTCATTTCGTTTGCCCGCGAGATGGGCTATTTCGACGGGCTGAACAAGGATTTCAGCTTTGCCCAGACCTATTATCCCGCCGACTTCGGAGCCCTGCGGGCCTGCGATGCCCGCGTGTGGGCCTTCTTCCGCAAGTACGACACGACCATGGACCAGTACCTGCCCTACATCAACGGCGAGGTATACAACCCCTTCCCCCTCTACATCAAGCCCTCGCGCAAACTCTCCGTGCAGGATATGAAAGAGGCCATGCGCGACCACTTCGAGGGTACCCCCTTCGACATGACGCAAGATGTGGGTGCCGGTCCCTTCAAGGTACCCTATCGGTTCCGCCCTATGTCGTTCGAGGTCGAGGGTAAATCCTACTGCATGGAGCGGGCCATCGCCACGCAGCAGACCGGCTTCACTCTCGTGGGTCAGATGCGCAACTGGCTGCCCGATGCCGTGGGCGGTGTACTCTGGTTCGGCGTCGACGATGCCAACACCTGTATCTATGTGCCCATGTATTGCAGCATCACCCGGGTGCCCGAATGTTTCAGCCCTGCAAACGGTTCGATGTATGAATTTTCCTGGACCTCGGCCTTCTGGGTTCACAACTGGGTTGCCAATATGGCTTATGCCCGCTACGAGCCCATGATTGGCGACATTCGCCGCGTGCAGACCGCTGTCGAAGGTTCGCTCAACGCCCGCCAGTCGGCTGTCGACAAGGCTGCTGCCGAACTCTATGCCACTTCGCCCGCCGAGGCCATCGAGTTCCTCACCCAGTACAGCTGCGATGCTGCCGAGGCATCGACCGCCCGCTGGAAGAAACTGGGCGAATACCTCATGGTCAAGTTCCTCGACGGTAACGTGAAGCGCGAGGAGAACGGCCACTTCAAGGACAACGGCTACGGCTTGCCCGATTCGCCTCTCTTCCCCGGCTATTCCAAGGAGTACTACGAGGAGATTGTGCGCCAGACCGGCGACCGCTTCCTCGAAAAGGCACCGCAGTTCTAA